The following nucleotide sequence is from Lysobacterales bacterium.
ACCGCCTTCGCAGCCAATGACACTGGTGCCGAGCGCGTGGCCGCGGATGGTGAGATCGCCGGTAATCGGCGGCGGTCCGGCACCCGCGCCGGTCAGCGTCGGATAGTGCGCATTCGGTGGCAACAGGATCACGTCAGCCCCCGAACCGGCGCTGCAACTGCCCACGGCGCTATCGGTATTGGCCGAATGGATCGCATCGACCAGGTCACAGCCATTCACGTTGTTGTCGACCTGGATGGTCGCCGCCGGTACCGCCTGCGCGACGCACAGCGCCAGCGAAACGGCCGCACTCAGGCGCGCGCGGCGCATCGGAACTTGGATCATGACTTCCCCCGGGAATCGACGGCAGCGAGTGTAGCCTCGGGTCGGCACGGCCGCGATGGCCGGGGCATGCGATGATGCCGCAATGACCTCCTTTTCCGAACTGAAACTCAGCGAGTCGCTGATCAAGGGCGTGGCTGCGCTCGATTACCACGAGATGACGCCGATCCAGGCGGCCGCGCTGCCGCTGATCCTCGCCGGCCATGACGTGATCGCGCAGGCGCAGACCGGCAGCGGCAAGACCGCGGCGTTCGCCCTCGGCATGTTGCAGATGCTCGATACCGCGGCGGTGCAACTGCAGGGTCTGGTGCTGTGCCCGACGCGCGAACTCGCCGACCAGGTGAGCAAGGAAATCCGCCGCATCGCAAGGCCATTGCCGAACGTGAAGGTGCTGACGCTGTGCGGCGGCGTGTCGCTGCGCCCGCATCTCGCGTCGCTGGCGCACGAGCCGCACATTGTCGTCGGTACGCCCGGACGCATTCTGGAACTGATCCGCAAGCAGGCGCTGCCGCTGAAGGCCCTGCAGATGCTGGTGCTGGACGAAGCCGACCGGATGCTCGACATGGGCTTCGCCGCCGACATCGAGGCCATCGTCAAGGCGACACCGAAGCAGCGCCAGACCCTGCTGTTCTCGGCCACTTACCCGGAACAGACGCGGGCGATCGCCGAGCGCCATCTGCGCGATCCGGAAACCGTCACCATCGATCAGGGCGATGCCGGTCCGGACATCGAGCAACGCCTGTATGAAGTCGCAGACGGTTCGCGCAAGCTCGATGCACTGGTCGACCTGCTGGTGACGCAGCGGCCGGAAGCCGCCATCGTGTTCTGCAACACCCGCAACGACACCCGCGATGTCGCCGAGTCGCTCGATCGCTGCGGCTTTTCGGTGCTGGCACTGCACGGCGAACTCGACCAGCGCGAACGCGACGAGATGCTGGTGCGTTTCGCGAACCGCAGCTGCACCGTCCTGGTCGCGACCGATGTCGCCGCGCGCGGCCTCGACATCAAGGAACTGCCGATGGTGGTCAACTTCGACGTGGCCAGCGATGCCGACGCCCACATCCACCGCATCGGCCGTACCGGACGCGCCGGCGCGCGCGGACTGGCCATCACCCTGACGACGCCACGCGAGTCGTCACGCATCGGCGCGATCGCGGAACGCATGGGGCAGCCGCTCCAGCGCCAGCCGCTGCCGCAGGTGAACGGCAAGCCACGCCCCTTGCTGAGCACGCACCTGACCATCGCGGTCGATGGCGGCCGTGCCGACAAGCTGCGTCCCGGCGACCTGCTCGGTGCCCTCACCGGCGACGCCGGCCTGCCTGGCGACGCGGTCGGCAAGATCGACATCTTCCCGACTCGCAGTTATGTCGCGATCACGCGCAACCACGCCGAGACCGCCCTGCAACGTCTGCGCGAAGGCAAGATCAAGGGCCGCAGCTTCCGCGTGCGCCGTATCGGGCACTGAACCGCCCGGCGCCAATCACGCTGCTGCGGTGCCAAGTCCCGCGACGAACTTCGCCGCCGGTTGCGGTCTCCCGAACAGGAAGCCCTGGGCGAGATCGCAGCCCATGTCGTGCAGGCGCGCCAGTGTCGTCTCGTCTTCGACGCCTTCGGCCACTGCCGTCAAGCCGAGGTGATGCGCAAGATCGATCATCGAATGCACCAGTCGCGCCGAGCGTGCATGCACGCCGATGTCGAGCACGAATTCCTGATCGATCTTGAGTTCGGTGGCGGGAAAACGCTTGAGGTAGGCGAACGACGAATAGCCGATGCCAAAGTCGTCGATCGAGATGCCGAAGCCGTGATCACGCAATTGGCCGAGCACGATGGCACTCAGGCTCGGATCTTCCATTACCGAACTCTCGGTCACTTCCAGCACCACATCCTCGGCGGGCACGTCCCAGATCGCCAACGCGTTCTGGAATTGCTCGACCAGTCCCGGTTCGTGGAACACGCGCGGACTCAGGTTGATCGAGAAGCGCAGCCGATGCCCGGCCGCGCGCGCCATGGCGCAATGACGCATCGTCGTGTTCACGCTCCAGCGCGTCAGTGACTCGATCAACCCGGTCTGTTCGGCCAGCAGCACGAAATCGGTGGGGCTGATCGCGCCATGCACGTCGCTGTGCCAGCGCGCCAACGATTCGGCACCGACCACCCGGCGATGGCCGATGTCCCACAACGGCTGCAGGAACACCTCGAGGCGGTTGTTGATGATCGCCTCGCGCAAGTCCACGTAGGGCGGCTCGGCGCGCCCGCTGTCCGGCTGGAACAGCTGGTACCGATCGCGCGAGTTCAGGGCCTGCGCGAAGGCGCTTTCGGCTGCACGGCACAGGGATTCGGCCAGGTCGCCATGCTCGGGAAACATCGCGATGCCGATCGTCGGTACCGCCTGCTGCAACCGGTCGCCGACCAGCAGGGGTTCGCGGAACGCGCGCACCAGGCGGTTCGCTGCCAACAGGGCGTGGCCGCTCTCGCGCAGGTTCGGCAACAGCAGGGCAAACACGTTGTCGCCGACCGGAAGAATGCGATCTTGCGGTCGCAAGGCCGCGCGAATGCGGGTACGCGCCGCCGCGCTCAGGAAGTCGCCGAACAACTGGTGTTCTTCGCGATGCCGTTGCACGCGCACCAGCAGGAACGCGAAGTGCTCGTGCGCCTCGCCGGCACGCACGCGCTCGGCCTCCAGTTCGCGCAAGACATCGGTGCGGTTCAGCATCCGGTCGGCGCCTGCATCATCCGAGGTACAACTCGGTGGGATCGAGCCCGTAAGCGCCGGGCTCGAGAATGGTGGTGATCTCGCGCAGCGTGCCCTCGTCCTCGTTCTGGCCCATCAGGTCCAGTTCGATGAAATTCTCGCGCAGGACCTTGTCGGCGGTCATCAGCAGCATCACCCGCGGACGCAGCCGGCGCGCATGGTTCTGCGCCATCACGATCGCGACTTCGCCATTGGAAAGCTCGACCAGCGACCCGGTCGGATAGACGCTCAGGCATTGCATCAGCTGTTCGACCACTTCGCGCTGGAACAGCTGGTCGCCGTGCCGGTACAACTGCTGCAACGCATGGTGCGCCGAGGCGGCCTTGCGGAACACGCGCGTGCTGGTCATCGCGTCATAGGAGTCGATCAGCCCGGCCATGCGCCCGAACAGCGGGATCTGGTTGCGCATCAACTTGTCGGGATAGCCGGAGCCATCGTGGCGCTCGTGGTGGGTCAGCACCATCTCGCGCACATCGGCATGATGGATGCCGGCTTCCTCGATGATGCGCAGGCTGTTCTCGACATGCTTGCGCACTGCTTCGGTCTCGTCCGCCGTCAGTGCCTCGGGCTTGGCGAGCAGGGATTCGTCGATCTCGGTCTTGCCGATGTCCATCAGCAAACCGCCGGTCGCGAGGTTCACCAGCACGTCCTCGGTAAACCCCATGTGCCGGCCGAAGGCTGCCGCCAGCAGACTGCAATGGACGGCATGACTGTATTCGTAGGCGTCGCGCTTGCGCAGGCTGGTGACCCAGAAATAGGCATCGGCGTTGCGCAGCACCGACTTCACCACCGGCACCACGGCGTTGCGCACGTCTTCGACACTGATCTTGTGTCCGGCCTTCACGTCGCTGAGGATCTTGGCCGCAAGATGCGATGCCTGATCATGGGCCTCGCGGGCACGCGGCAGCTCCTCATGCAGGGTGACGCTATCGACATGCTTGACGACGGTCCGCTGCCGCTCGTGTTGTCGCGGGTGCGCCATGTAGGCACGGATCGGAATCTGACTGCGCTGGACATCGACGAAGACGTGGTCGCAGTGCTTGCGCAGCACTTCGATCTGCTTCGCGTTCTGCACCATGAAGCCTTCGAGCGGGAAGGGCAGGCCCAGCCACGGCCGATCGAGCCGGTAGACGTACATCTCCGGCTTCAGATGGTCGACGTGCACCTGTCGTTCTTCGAGTTCCATGCGCCGCCCAAGCCCAGGGTCCGCGGGTCCGCGCGAGGATGCCACGATTCCGGATGCCCGTGCGCACTGCCACTTCCGACAGGTGCGGCGCGATGAACGGACAATTCACGCTTTGCCGATGAATCGTCGCTAGAATGCCGGCCGCTCAGCCCGTCGAGGGGCGCTGCAAGCCCGGCCAAGCCCGGGAACAGGCTCGACGGATGACTTTCCAACGGCGCCCGCTCATCCACTGGAGTCCACCGATGAACGCAGTCGTTCAAGCCATGCCGTTTAAAGATTTCAAGGTCCGCGACCTGAGCCAGGCCGAATGGGGCCGCAAGGAAATCGCCGTCGCCGAGCACGAGATGCCGGGCCTGATGTCGGTCCGCAAGAAGTACGCGAAGCAGAAGCCGCTCAAGGGCGTGCGCGTCACCGGTTCGCTGCACATGACCATCCAGACCGCGGTGCTGATCGAGACCCTGGTCGACCTCGGCGCCGACGTGCGCTGGGCCTCCTGCAACATCTATTCGACCCAGGACCATGCCGCGGCCGCGATCGCTGCCGCGCAGGTGCCGGTGTTCGCCTGGAAGGGCGAGACGCTGGAGGAATATTGGGACTGCACGCTCGACGCCGTCACCCACCCGGGCCAGACCGGTCCGGAACTGGTCGTCGATGACGGCGGCGACGTCACCCTGCTGATCCACAAGGGTTACGAACTCGAACAGGGCTCGGACTGGGTCAACACGCCCAGCGGTTCGCATGAAGAGCAGATCATCAAGAACCTGCTGAAGCGAGTCGCCAAGGAGCGCCCGGGTTTCTGGACCAAGGTCGTCAAGGACTGGAAGGGCGTCTCGGAAGAGACCACGACCGGCGTGCATCGCCTCTACCAGATGCTCGAACAGGGCAAGCTGCTGGTGCCGGCGATCAACGTCAACGACTCGGTCACCAAGTCGAAGTTCGACAACCTTTACGGCTGCCGCGAATCGCTGGCCGATGGCCTGAAGCGCGCGATGGACGTGATGCTGGCCGGCAAGGTCGCGGTGGTCTGCGGCTACGGCGACGTCGGCAAGGGTTCGGCGCACAGCCTGCGTGCCTACGGCGCGCGCGTCGTGGTCACCGAAATCGATCCGATCAACGCGCTGCAGGCGTCGATGGAAGGCTTCGAAGTCAACACCGTTGAATCGACGCTGGGTCGCGGCGACATCTACGTCACCACCACCGGCAACAAGGACGTGCTGACGCTCGAGCACATGGCGGCGATGAAGGACCAGGCCATCGTCTGCAACATCGGTCACTTCGACAACGAGATCCAGGTCGACAAGCTCAACGCCTCGGACGCGGTCAAGCTCAACATCAAGCCGCAAGTCGACAAGTACACCTTCAAGAACGGCAACAGCATCTTCCTGCTCGCCGAAGGCCGCCTGGTCAACCTCGGTTGCGCGACCGGCCATCCGAGCTTCGTGATGTCGAACAGCTTCAGCAACCAGACGCTGGCGCAGATCGACCTGTGGGCGAACAAGGACACGTACGAAGCCAAGGTCTACATCCTGCCGAAGAAGCTCGACGAGGAAGTCGCGCGCCTGCATCTGGAAAAGATCGGCGTGAAGCTGACCGTGCTGACCGACGACCAGGCCGCCTACCTCGGCGTCGACAAGAACGGCCCGTACAAGCCCGAGCACTATCGCTACTGATCGACCGCTTCATCGTGACGAACGAACGCCGCGCCGAAAGCGCGGCGTTTTCGTTTCTGCGCTGGGTCACTCGAAACTGGATTCGAAGACGGCGTCCATGGTCACCGAGACGCGCACGGTGCCAGAGGTGGTCCCGCAGACATCGGTCGCGCCGACGCTCAGCAAGTACTGGGCCTGTTGACCCAAAGCAGCCGGGTTGGCCACACGCAGAACGCCGTCGCTGCCGATCGAGAACACGTTCGCCACGGTGTTCCCCGCGGTGATGTTGAAGCCGCTCGCGTGCCACAGGGTCGCGCCGACCGCGCCGACCTCGGTCCCCACCGGGTGAAACTGGCCATTGCTGCCGAACGCGTCGATCGTCAGATCCTGGATGGAGGGCATGGTCGGCGACTGGCAATAAGTCGACTCGATGGCGCCGCGATCCGGGATGCCGTGCACCACTCGCGCGCGTCCGAAGACATCGACGCTCGGATTCGCGGCGAGGATCAAGCCCGAATCCTGGGTCTGTCCGAATTGCGGCTGCTTGACGGCGTATCCAGCGATGGTGACCGCCTCGACTTGCGGCACGCCATTCGTCAGTTAGTGCATGTCGATGGTGTAAAGGAAGTTGATGTTCGCCGCACGGAAATGGTTGTTGTCGGTCTGCGGCACATTCTCGATGTTGTCGGCGAACAGGCAGGCATCGGTCTTCGGCTGGCCATCGGTGGTCTGATTGCCGAAGGCCAGATTGTTGGCGATGATTTTCACGCCGGTCAGCCGCAAGGTGCAGTAGTTGTTGTTGATCGGATCGAGCAGGTTGTCGTAGACCGATGAATAGACGATGCGCGAACCGCCGCGCGAGGGCGTCAGCTCGACGATGTCATTGCCACCGGTGACGCCGGTCGCCAGCAGATGGCTGACGTCGATGCGCCCGCCATACAGATAGACCGTGCTGGTGCCGCCGCGTACCTGGACGCGGTCAAGCACGAATTCGGCCGTGCTGCTGGTCGTCGAGATCAGAGAACGGATGCCGTTCTTGCCGCCGCCGGCGCGGGTGACGGTCAGGTTGCGGATCGTGTAGCTCGCCTTCGGGTCGACGAAGTAGGCCGAGTGCCGCGACACGATCAGCACGACCGCGTCCTGGTTCTGTCCATCCAGCACGGTGTGCTGGGCACCGGGCGTCATCGTGGTGCAGTTGGCGTTCCAGCCGCCACTGATGACCAGGTCATTGTCCTCTTCCGCGGTGGTCGTGATCTGGTAGCCCCAGATATGCGGAAAGCTGACCGGGACCGCAAAGGTCTTGGTGCCACTGGTGATGCGGATGTCGTCGTCCTGATCGTTGCCGGCGGCTACATCCAGTGCCTGCTGCAACTGGCTGCCATCCTGGGCACAGAACTGGGCCGCGTCGGCCGATGCCGTCAGCACGAGCAACAGGAACAGCAATCGACTCGCGCGCACGTCATTTCTCCGATGCAGGTTGTAGTGACAGGTACGGAATCTACGCCCAAATCCGGACAATGCCGTCCGGTGCGTCGTGCCGAAGCCATTCGCCACGCGACTGGGGTATCGTTGCCGGCGCGTCGAAGGGGGATGCAATGGCGTCGCCACAGGCATTCGCGGAACTGGCTCGGGCCATGCACCACGCGCGCTATCGCGAGGCCCTGGCCTTGGTCGACGCGCTGATCGTACGGATGCCCGAATCGGCCAGCCTGCGCCGGCAACGCGCCGAGTGCCTGGCGGCGATCGAGCGCGACGAAGCCGACGAACACGGTTCAGACATGCCGGCCCATGCGGTCGGCGGACCGACGCTGATCCGCGTCGATGCCACGTTGTTTTCGTTCGACCAGCAACGCGACTGCAACGCGCCGACCGCCGACCTGCGTGCGCTCAGCTTCACGCCGATGCTGGATGCCGCGTCACCCCGGTTCTCGACCTTGAGCCTCGCGCCGGTGCTGATTCGCTTCTTCGGCGACGACAGCGGCGATGGCATCGTTGTCTGCTTCTCGGCCCACCTGCGACAGCATCCCGTGCGCCTGCTGGCTTGCGTGTCGGCCTTCGATGACGGCAGCTTCGTGCTGACGCATCGCGACGGCGAATTGCCGATCGCGTCCAATGCCCAGGTCCTGGTCTGCACCCTGCCGCTGCGCGCCAGCCTGACCGAACTGGTGACGCGTCACGCCGGGCAATGCGCGATGCGCTTGCGCAACCACGGTGGCATTGCGCTGCGCCCCCTGCGAACGCTGGGGGACTGCAACGCCGTCTGGCAAGCCATTGCCGGTCACTGAACGGGAAAACCCTGGCCGCACCGCCGTTCAGGAGTGAAATAGCGCCTTCGGTCCAGGCTAGCCTCTTGTTTCTGCGTCAGTTTCGGCTAGGTTTGTGGTTTCCGTCACATTCCGACACAGAGCATGAGCCTGCCACCCGATTTCACCCGCTTCGCCACGGCCTTCCAGCACGCCCGTTACGACGAAGCGCTGGCCCTGATCGACACGCTGATCGGCATGCATCCGCATGCCGCTGCGCTGTATTGGCATCGCGCAAACTGTCTGGAGAAGCTCGAGCGATACGGTGATATCACGCCGGTACTGGACCAGCTGCTGAGGCTGAAGCCGGATCATGTGCCGGCCATCGTCAAACGCGCCCAGTACGACGGCGATGCCGGCGAGGCCGAACTGCGACGCGCGCTGACGCTGGACCCGAATCACGTCGAAGCCATGTCCCTGCTGTCGCGCACGCTGCGCCATCGTGACGACGGCGACACGCACCGAGCCGAGGCCGATGCCCTGCTCGACCGCGCGATCGAACTGGCGCCGATGCGCGTCGATCTGCTCGAAGCCCGCGCCACCCTGCGCCGCAGTGCCGCGACGCGCTATGACGATGGCCCGGACGATGCCGACACGCTGAAGTCCTGGAACGGCCTGCGTTACTCGCGCAGCCGGCTTGAGGACGCGCTTGACGATTATGCGACCTGCCATGCGCTGAGCGGCGAATACCGTTATGCCGTCCGCATGGGCATGATCCTCCACGACCTGGGTCGCTACGACGAGGCGCTCGCCAGTTACGACACCGCGCTGGCAACAATGGCGGCCGACGATCCGAAGCGCGAATTCATCATCGAGACGCGCGCCAAGTCGGAGAATGGCGGCGCCGGCGAGCGCGAGCAGATGGCACGCCTGATCGAATCGGGCCTGATCGGCGACGGCGGCAACCGCAGCATGAACGAGGATGTCGCGGCGCAAGCCTTGCTCGCGGCTGCGAATGCCATCCGTGCCGGCAAGTCGGTACAGGAGGCCATCGAGACGCGTGTCAGCGACGATCCGGACACGCTGATGGCCACCAATATCGCGCAGCAGATCCTGAACGTCGCGCACGAACCGGCGCCGCGACTCGAAGTCGTCGATGCGGCCGCGTATCCGGCTTATCAGCGCAGGTTCGTCGACGCCGCGGCCCGCGACATCAAGGCCTTGGGCCTGCGCCATGTCGGCGATGCCGAGGCCAGGGGCATGTTCCTGATCCTCGGCCAGCACGTGCTGCTGCGCTTCTTCGCCGACGAGAGCGGCGAGATCGGGGTTGCCAGCTTTGCGATGAAACCGAAGTGGCCGGGCTGGATCGGTTTCCTGGTCCTGCTGCTGACCGGCAAATGGAAGGTGAATGCGATGGTGGAATGCGTCAGCCAGTTCGATGACGGCACCCATTTGTCGACGCAACTCGACAGCCCTTCGCCTTTCGAATATGGCGGCTGCATCGACATCGAGCGCATGCCGCGCAAGACCTCGATCCGGAACCTGGTCGCCCGCCACATCGAGCGCGTCGCCGACTTCAAGCGCGCGCACCCGGCCAATGTGGCGATGGTCGCCGACGATATCGAAGGCATGGACCTGCGCTGGCGCGAGGGCCAGCGGGTCAAGCGCGACTATCGCGCCTCGATCGGCTACATCACCGAGAACGAGCTCAAGCGCCTGCTCGGCGCCCACCATGCGCGTTTCGGCGACAAGGTGAAGACACAGCTAGCGATGCTGGCCGAGGATCTGGCTGACCGCGCTTGACGTCGCGGCCGAAGCGCGGCTGATGCGGTCGCGCCCGCCGCCCTTGGCGCGATAAAGCGCGCCATCGACCTCGCTGAGGAAATGATCGGCATTGCCATGGCGCGCCGCGTTGAATTCACCGACGCCGATGCTGACGCGCACACGCAGTTCGGCCAGTTCCGGAACCACCGCGACCGCACCGAGACCGATGCGAAACGCATCCGCCCGTTCGGCCGCCGCCGCTTCATCGTGATGCGGCACGATCACCGCGAATTCCTCGCCGCCGAGGCGCGCACAGAGTTCGTGCTGCCCGGCGAACACGTGCCGCAACTGGTCCGCGAACGCGACCAGACAGCGGTCCCCGACGCTATGGCCATGGGCGTCGTTGATCTGCTTGAAATGGTCGATGTCCAGTTCGAGCAGCGACAGGCGGGAATGCTCGCGCTGGCAATCGGCGATGCGCCGCTCCAGCTCGGTGACGAACTGGCGGCGATTCGCCAGGCCGGTGAGGTCGTCGGTACGACTCATCCATTCGAAGCGGTCACGCTGCTGGCGCAGCGCTTCCTCGAAATCGAGGCGGCGATGGAAGTCGCGGTGGCTGCGCACCAGCGAGCTGATCACGTAGACCAGGTAGACCGTCAGGCTGAAGGCCACGGCGCGATCATGGCCCGGCATCCACATCAGCAGGGTGCTCGGCAGGTAGATGACCATGATCGCCAGCATCGACGGCCAGAAGCGCATGCAATAGGTGTGCGCGATCGCGGTCGCGAAACCGGCGGCGCCGATGATCAGCGCAACGCGTGCATCGACCAGCACGGGGTCGATCAGGGTCCAGAACACCACACCGCCCCAGGTCGCCGCAGACAGCTGGATCACCAGCCATTGCAGATCGAGCCAGTGCGTCATCACCTCGGCCCCGCCTTGCACCGGCGGACGCAGCACGACCCGAGCGATCGCGAGTCCGACAAAGATCGCCGCCAATGTCGCCGAGGTCAGCGGATGGATGCGTACCACCGGGGTGAACAGGCAGACCAGCAGCCAGCCCAGCACGTAGAACGAGCCGCCGATGACCATGCGCCGTCGCGTTTCGGCGACTTCCTGCGCGAGTCGGCGCAAGTTCAGGCCAGACGAGTCGAGATCGCGTTCCATGGGCAGAAGTGGCCGGGGCGACAGCCTCACGGCCGTTGGCGCGCGACATTCCTCCAATTGTCACGTGGCGTCAACCGAGTCCGTCCGGGTCATTCCATCGCTTCATCCGGACAGAAAGATATACTCCATCGACCTTCTTCCGGAATGCCGCGATGACCGCCATCAGCTTCGAATTCTTCCCGCCCAAGACCGACGAACAGCGCGAGCAACTGGAGCGCAGCGTCCAGAAGCTGAAGGCGCGCTCGCCCGAATACGTCTCGGTGACCTTCGGCGCCGGTGGTTCGACGTTGTCCTACACGCCGGAGACGGTGCGCCACCTGCGCCAGGAACACGGGCTCGATGTCGCGCCGCACCTGAGTTGCGTTGGCGGCACGCGCGCGGAGATCGCCAACCTGCTGCAGTTGTATCGCGCGCTCGGCTGCAAGCGTCTGGTCGCGCTGCGCGGCGACATGCCTTCGGGCATGGCTGCGTTCGGCGACTTCCGCTACGCCAACGAACTGGTCGAATTCATTCGCGCCGAAACCGGCGACTGGTTCCATATCGAAGTCGGTTGTTATCCGGAAACGCACCCGCAGGCCGACGACGCCTTCGCCGATCTCGCCAACCTGAAACGCAAGTTCGAGGCTGGCGCGAATGGCGCGATCACCCAGTATTTCTTCAATGCCGACGCCTACTTCCGCTTCGTCGCGGACGCACGCCGCGCCGGCATCACCCAGCCGATCGTGCCCGGCATCATGCCGATCGGCAATTTCTCGCAACTGAAGCGCTTCTCCGATCTCTGCGGCGCCGAGATCCCGCGCTGGATTTCGAAACGCATGCTGGCCTATGGCGACGATGCCGAGTCGGTGCGTGCGCTCGGCGTCGAAGTGGTCGCAAACTTGTGTCGGCAACTGATCGACGGTGGTGCCGAGGCCCTGCATTTCTATACGCTGAATCGCGCCAAGACCACGCTGGCCGTGATCGACGCGATCGGCTGAGTCTCACCATGCCGATGTCCGACGCCGCCCGCGCGCAGTGGCAGATCCATCTCTGCGTGCTGCTCTGGGGTTTCACCGCGATTCTCGGGAAATTGATTTCGCTGGCGGCGCTGCCGCTGGTGTGGTGGCGCATGGCCCTGGTCACGGCGCTGCTCGCGTTCGTGCCGCGCTTGTGGCGGGCGTTGCGCACGATGTCGGCGCGCCGGATCGCGGCGCTGATGGGCGTCGGCGTGGTCGTCGCGCTGCACTGGCTGACGTTCTACGCCTCGATCAAGCTGTCGAACGCCTCGGTCGCCGCGACCTGCATGGCGCTCGGTTCGGTGTTCACCGCGTTGATCGAACCGTTCGCGGCGAAGCGTCGTTTCGCGTTCGGCGAAGTGCTGCTCGGCATCGCCGCGATTCCGGGCGTGGTGCTGGTGGTGGGCGGCGTGCCAAGCGGCATGTGGACCGGTATCGCGGTCGGCGTGTTGTCGGCCGCACTCGCAGCCTTGTTCGGTTCATTGAACAAGCGCTACGTCGACGGCGCCGATCCGCTGGCCATGACCTTCCTCGAAATGGGCGCAGGCGTGTTGATGCTGAGTGTCGCCGCCCCGCTCGTGGCCGGCGTCATTCCGCTGTTCGACGCGCCCCTGCTGGTCTGGCCCGATGCGCGCGACTTCGGCTTCCTGCTACTGCTCGCCGTCGCCTGCACCCTGCTGCCGTTCGCACTGTCCCTGGTCGCGCTCAAACACATGAGCGCCTTCAACGCGCAACTCGCGATCAACCTGGAGCCGGTCTACACCGTGCTGCTCGCCATCGTCCTGCTCAACGAACAACGCGAACTCACCCCCATGTTCTACCTCGGCGTCGCCCTGCTCGTCGCCTGCGTCTTTGCGCCGGTGGTGTTCCGGGCAAGAGTTGCTGCAGCGGCCTAACGTTGCGCCATCAGGGTCGGTGAATGCGAATCTTCTTGCCAGTCAGGACGACAAAGCAACGCTGCCAACGTTCGAGCTCCGGAACGATCGCGCTCACGGCGCCGAGCAAGGGCGTCGACGAGCCGGCGCGGAATGTTCTCGTCGAGCTTGACCTTCATGCGACTTCGGGCAGCGGCAGGCAGGTCTTCCTCGGCGGAGGCCGCCGCGAACGCAATGACCGCACGCACGGCGTCCCGACTCAGGCTCGGGAAGTCGAACAGGATGCTGTCCACTTCTGCGCCTTCGGCCAAACTCGCAAGCACGGTACGAACGGTGACGCGCGTTCCGGCGATGACCGGCTCACCACCGCAGATGGCGGGATCGCGCTGGATGTAGGCCTTGTAATCGATGCTCATGGAGTCCTCCACGGAATCAGTTTCGCCCGCTCATCGTAGCGAGTTGAAGAAGTGCGTGGCACTCTTCCAGTCCGCGCGAACTCACCCCCATGTTCTACCTCGAAATCGCCCTGTTCGTCGCCTGCGTCTTCGCGCCGGTGGTGATTCGGGCAAGAGCAACTGCAGCGGCCAGCGTTGCGCGATCACTGCGAGCACGGCATCGCGACTCAGGCTAGGGAAGTC
It contains:
- the dbpA gene encoding ATP-dependent RNA helicase DbpA, whose translation is MTSFSELKLSESLIKGVAALDYHEMTPIQAAALPLILAGHDVIAQAQTGSGKTAAFALGMLQMLDTAAVQLQGLVLCPTRELADQVSKEIRRIARPLPNVKVLTLCGGVSLRPHLASLAHEPHIVVGTPGRILELIRKQALPLKALQMLVLDEADRMLDMGFAADIEAIVKATPKQRQTLLFSATYPEQTRAIAERHLRDPETVTIDQGDAGPDIEQRLYEVADGSRKLDALVDLLVTQRPEAAIVFCNTRNDTRDVAESLDRCGFSVLALHGELDQRERDEMLVRFANRSCTVLVATDVAARGLDIKELPMVVNFDVASDADAHIHRIGRTGRAGARGLAITLTTPRESSRIGAIAERMGQPLQRQPLPQVNGKPRPLLSTHLTIAVDGGRADKLRPGDLLGALTGDAGLPGDAVGKIDIFPTRSYVAITRNHAETALQRLREGKIKGRSFRVRRIGH
- a CDS encoding EAL domain-containing protein; protein product: MLNRTDVLRELEAERVRAGEAHEHFAFLLVRVQRHREEHQLFGDFLSAAARTRIRAALRPQDRILPVGDNVFALLLPNLRESGHALLAANRLVRAFREPLLVGDRLQQAVPTIGIAMFPEHGDLAESLCRAAESAFAQALNSRDRYQLFQPDSGRAEPPYVDLREAIINNRLEVFLQPLWDIGHRRVVGAESLARWHSDVHGAISPTDFVLLAEQTGLIESLTRWSVNTTMRHCAMARAAGHRLRFSINLSPRVFHEPGLVEQFQNALAIWDVPAEDVVLEVTESSVMEDPSLSAIVLGQLRDHGFGISIDDFGIGYSSFAYLKRFPATELKIDQEFVLDIGVHARSARLVHSMIDLAHHLGLTAVAEGVEDETTLARLHDMGCDLAQGFLFGRPQPAAKFVAGLGTAAA
- a CDS encoding HD-GYP domain-containing protein, which produces MELEERQVHVDHLKPEMYVYRLDRPWLGLPFPLEGFMVQNAKQIEVLRKHCDHVFVDVQRSQIPIRAYMAHPRQHERQRTVVKHVDSVTLHEELPRAREAHDQASHLAAKILSDVKAGHKISVEDVRNAVVPVVKSVLRNADAYFWVTSLRKRDAYEYSHAVHCSLLAAAFGRHMGFTEDVLVNLATGGLLMDIGKTEIDESLLAKPEALTADETEAVRKHVENSLRIIEEAGIHHADVREMVLTHHERHDGSGYPDKLMRNQIPLFGRMAGLIDSYDAMTSTRVFRKAASAHHALQQLYRHGDQLFQREVVEQLMQCLSVYPTGSLVELSNGEVAIVMAQNHARRLRPRVMLLMTADKVLRENFIELDLMGQNEDEGTLREITTILEPGAYGLDPTELYLG
- a CDS encoding adenosylhomocysteinase, with product MNAVVQAMPFKDFKVRDLSQAEWGRKEIAVAEHEMPGLMSVRKKYAKQKPLKGVRVTGSLHMTIQTAVLIETLVDLGADVRWASCNIYSTQDHAAAAIAAAQVPVFAWKGETLEEYWDCTLDAVTHPGQTGPELVVDDGGDVTLLIHKGYELEQGSDWVNTPSGSHEEQIIKNLLKRVAKERPGFWTKVVKDWKGVSEETTTGVHRLYQMLEQGKLLVPAINVNDSVTKSKFDNLYGCRESLADGLKRAMDVMLAGKVAVVCGYGDVGKGSAHSLRAYGARVVVTEIDPINALQASMEGFEVNTVESTLGRGDIYVTTTGNKDVLTLEHMAAMKDQAIVCNIGHFDNEIQVDKLNASDAVKLNIKPQVDKYTFKNGNSIFLLAEGRLVNLGCATGHPSFVMSNSFSNQTLAQIDLWANKDTYEAKVYILPKKLDEEVARLHLEKIGVKLTVLTDDQAAYLGVDKNGPYKPEHYRY
- a CDS encoding cadherin repeat domain-containing protein, with translation MPQVEAVTIAGYAVKQPQFGQTQDSGLILAANPSVDVFGRARVVHGIPDRGAIESTYCQSPTMPSIQDLTIDAFGSNGQFHPVGTEVGAVGATLWHASGFNITAGNTVANVFSIGSDGVLRVANPAALGQQAQYLLSVGATDVCGTTSGTVRVSVTMDAVFESSFE